In Aedes albopictus strain Foshan chromosome 3, AalbF5, whole genome shotgun sequence, the following are encoded in one genomic region:
- the LOC115254850 gene encoding uncharacterized protein LOC115254850 translates to MPEGTDFRMIPQKMPRKNLKEKSSCFLSTEYFVVGYRSQQRPKETGSALVNGNSVEEILESLRIQTKHLMDRQVIFENDGPSWAEKVEPTIEDIGEFVNLQDEVKKKIYSTSALTPRLFRNWQNKYLKVFVYAFSTSVETAGQHQQISKKILAPQNPDRARAHSTRDDSALADELQLNHSHLESHHSSWLMWANTINCSPAHKQQALKQAESPPIELSKYFRWAAVSEAARLQSIHRGMVVAKTFNTAWCRELDDLKNKLSLGISIFQDVH, encoded by the coding sequence ATGCCGGAGGGGACGGATTTTCGGATGATTCCTCAGAAGATGCCGCGGAAAAATCTGAAGGAGAAGAGTTCGTGTTTTCTTTCAACGGAATATTTTGTCGTCGGCTATCGCAGTCAGCAGCGCCCGAAAGAGACAGGCAGTGCTTTGGTGAATGGTAATTCAGTGGAAGAAATACTTGAATCACTCCGGATTCAAACTAAACATTTGATGGATCGGCAAGTGATCTTTGAAAACGACGGACCAAGCTGGGCGGAGAAGGTTGAACCAACCATTGAAGATATCGGCGAGTTCGTGAATCTACAGGACGAGGTGAAAAAGAAAATTTATTCTACAAGCGCCCTGACACCACGACTGTTCAGGAACTGGCAAAACAAATACCTCAAAGTGTTTGTGTATGCATTTTCAACCAGCGTGGAAACAGCCGGCCAACATCAACAGATATCGAAGAAAATATTGGCCCCACAAAATCCAGATCGAGCGAGAGCCCACTCCACCAGAGATGATTCTGCGTTGGCTGACGAGTTACAGCTTAATCATTCTCACCTGGAGAGCCATCACAGTTCCTGGCTAATGTGGGCCAACACAATTAATTGCTCACCAGCTCATAAGCAACAGGCTTTGAAACAAGCAGAATCTCCTCCGATAGAGCTGTCGAAGTACTTCCGATGGGCAGCGGTTTCGGAAGCAGCTCGTTTACAATCGATTCATCGGGGCATGGTTGTAGCTAAGACTTTCAATACTGCCTGGTGCCGCGAACTGGATGATTTGAAAAACAAATTGTCTCTCGGGATTTCAATTTTTCAAGACGTTCATTAG